One Ictidomys tridecemlineatus isolate mIctTri1 unplaced genomic scaffold, mIctTri1.hap1 Scaffold_761, whole genome shotgun sequence genomic region harbors:
- the LOC144374583 gene encoding olfactory receptor 6Z7-like, translated as MEPSLELANGTRVQQFILLGLSTRMGVRGVLFAVFLALYLLTLLENTLIVSLICSHSQLRKPMYFFLGNLSCLEMCYVSVTMPTLLLGLWVGPYHLSFVACMTQLFFFVSLICTECTLLASMAYDRYVAICRPLHYPLLMRPRVCVGLALTSWLGGLVVSAVKTSCIASLSYCGPNVLNQFFCDVSPLLNLSCTHVALTELVDFISAIVIFCGTLLVALASYVAIGRAVLRMPSAAARRKALSTCASHLVVVGIFYSAALFIYCRPSRIKSMDLNKVLSVIYTVATPLCNPVIYCLRNREVHAALRRTLRGP; from the coding sequence ATGGAGCCGTCCCTGGAGCTGGCCAACGGGACCAGGGTCCAGCAGTTCATCCTGCTGGGCTTGTCCACCAGGATGGGCGTCAGGGGCGTCCTGTTTGCCGTCTTCCTGGCTCTCTACCTGCTGACCCTCCTGGAGAACACCCTCATCGTCTCCCTCATCTGCAGCCACAGCCAGCTCCGCaagcccatgtacttcttcctgggCAACCTCAGCTGCCTGGAGATGTGCTACGTGTCCGTCACCATGCCCACCCTGCTCCTGGGGCTGTGGGTGGGACCCTACCACCTTTCCTTCGTGGCCTGCATGACCCAGCTCTTCTTCTTTGTCTCCCTCATCTGCACAGAGTGCACGCTGCTGGCCtccatggcctatgaccgctacgTGGCCATCTGCCGCCCTTTGCACTACCCACTGCTCATGCGGCCCCGGGTCTGTGTGGGTTTGGCTCTGACTTCATGGCTGGGGGGGTTGGTGGTCTCTGCGGTCAAGACCTCGTGCATCGCCAGCCTGTCCTACTGCGGCCCCAACGTGCTCAACCAGTTCTTCTGCGACGTCTCCCCCCTGCTCAACCTCTCCTGCACCCACGTGGCCCTCACCGAGCTGGTAGACTTCATCTCCGCCATCGTCATCTTCTGCGGGACCCTTCTGGTGGCGCTGGCCTCCTACGTGGCCATCGGGAGGGCGGTGCTGCGCATGCCCTCGGCCGCCGCCCGCCGCAAGGCCCTCTCCACCTGCGCCTCGCACCTGGTGGTGGTGGGCATCTTCTACTCGGCCGCCCTCTTCATCTACTGCCGCCCCAGCCGCATCAAGTCCATGGACCTCAACAAGGTGCTGTCGGTCATCTACACGGTGGCCACGCCCCTGTGCAACCCGGTCATCTACTGCCTGCGCAACAGGGAGGTCCACGCAGCGCTGCGCAGGACCCTCCGCGGGCCGTGA
- the LOC101977529 gene encoding olfactory receptor 10A7, with protein sequence MPVARTPPGGPAALAWANQSGARDFVLLGFAHVPRLRPLLAALFLALFLLALLGNTLIALLPGLDPALRAPMYFFLRQLALVELCFSLDVAPRLLLTLLRPGRGVSPAACALQLLLVLSCVTSECFLLTAMAWDRFVAICRPLHYGALVSLRRCRLLATACWLAGVPVALVFTAWLFSFPFCGPRGIRHFFCDIAPLLSLVCADTRVFEANVLAATVLVIMVPFCLIATSYARILATVLRMPSASGRLKALSTCASHLIVVILFYGTTGVIHLRPKASYSPESKQVVSLSYTLVTPMLNPLIYSLRNKEVKAALGRLCRWPRPSGLRA encoded by the coding sequence ATGCCCGTGGCCCGCACTCCCCCGGGCGGCCCCGCAGCCCTGGCCTGGGCCAACCAGAGCGGAGCGCGCGACTTCGTGCTGCTGGGCTTCGCGCACGTGCCCAGGCTGCGCCCGCTGCTCGCCGCACTCTTCCTGGCGCTCTTCCTGCTGGCGCTGCTGGGCAACACGCTCATCGCGCTGCTGCCCGGCCTGGACCCCGCCCTGCGCgcgcccatgtacttcttcctgcGCCAGCTGGCCCTGGTGGAGCTCTGCTTCTCGCTGGACGTGGCGCCGCGCCTGCTGCTGACCCTGCTGCGGCCCGGGCGTGGCGTGTCCCCCGCGGCCTGCGCCCTGCAGCTGCTGCTCGTGCTGTCGTGCGTCACGTCCGAGTGCTTCCTGCTGACCGCCATGGCCTGGGACCGCTTCGTGGCCATCTGCAGGCCGCTGCACTATGGTGCCCTGGTGAGCCTCAGGCGCTGCCGCCTGCTGGCCACTGCCTGCTGGCTGGCGGGAGTCCCCGTGGCGCTGGTCTTCACCGCCTGGCTGTTCAGCTTTCCCTTCTGCGGGCCGCGTGGCATCCGCCACTTCTTCTGTGACATCGCCCCTCTGCTCAGCCTGGTGTGTGCAGACACCAGGGTCTTCGAGGCCAACGTGTTGGCGGCCACTGTGCTGGTCATCATGGTTCCCTTCTGCCTGATTGCCACATCCTACGCCAGGATTCTGGCCACTGTCCTGCGGATGCCGTCAGCCTCGGGGCGCCTCAAGGCGCTGTCCACCTGCGCATCCCACCTCATCGTGGTGATTCTGTTCTATGGCACCACGGGGGTCATCCATTTGCGCCCCAAGGCCAGCTACTCTCCTGAGAGCAAGCAGGTGGTGTCCCTGTCCTACACCCTGGTGACCCCCATGCTCAACCCGCTCATCTACAGCCTTCGGAACAAGGAGGTGAAGGCTGCCCTGGGGCGCCTGTGCCGGTGGCCTCGCCCGTCTGGACTCAGGGCATGA
- the LOC101977256 gene encoding olfactory receptor 6Z7: protein MTFSLLCLCSRISAVSFVSTQMEPSLELTNGTRVQQFILLGLSTRLGVRGVLFAVFLALYLLTLLENTLIVSLICSHSQLRKPMYFFLGNLSCLEMCYVSVTMPTLLLGLWVGPYHISFVACMTQLFFFIVLICTECTLLASMAYDRYVAICRPLHYPLLMRPRVCVGLALTSWLGGLLVSVAKTSCIASLSYCGPNVLNQFFCDVSPLLNLSCTHVALTELVDFISAIVIFCGTLLVALASYVAIGRAVLRMPSAAARRKALSTCASHLVVVGIFYSAALFIYCRPSRIKSMDLNKVLSVIYTVATPLCNPVIYCLRNREVHAALRRTLRGP from the coding sequence ATGACGTTCTCACTATTATGCCTCTGCAGCCGGATATCAGCAGTCTCCTTTGTCTCCACACAGATGGAGCCGTCCCTGGAGCTGACCAACGGGACCAGGGTCCAGCAGTTCATCCTGCTGGGCTTGTCCACCAGGCTGGGCGTCAGGGGCGTCCTGTTTGCCGTCTTCCTGGCTCTCTACCTGCTGACCCTCCTGGAGAACACCCTCATCGTCTCCCTCATCTGCAGCCACAGCCAGCTCCGCaagcccatgtacttcttcctgggCAACCTCAGCTGCCTGGAGATGTGCTACGTGTCCGTCACCATGCCCACCCTGCTCCTGGGGCTGTGGGTGGGACCCTATCACATTTCCTTCGTGGCCTGCATGACCCAGCTCTTCTTCTTCATAGTCCTCATCTGCACGGAGTGCACGCTGCTGGCCtccatggcctatgaccgctacgTGGCCATCTGCCGCCCTCTGCACTACCCGCTGCTCATGCGGCCCCGGGTCTGTGTGGGTTTGGCTCTGACTTCATGGCTGGGGGGGCTGCTGGTCTCGGTGGCCAAGACCTCGTGCATCGCCAGCCTGTCCTACTGCGGCCCCAACGTGCTCAACCAGTTCTTCTGCGACGTCTCCCCCCTGCTCAACCTCTCCTGCACCCACGTGGCCCTCACGGAGCTGGTGGACTTCATCTCCGCCATCGTCATCTTCTGCGGGACTCTTCTGGTGGCGCTGGCCTCCTACGTGGCCATCGGGAGGGCGGTGCTGCGCATGCCCTCGGCCGCCGCCCGCCGCAAGGCCCTCTCCACCTGCGCCTCGCACCTGGTGGTGGTGGGCATCTTCTACTCGGCCGCCCTCTTCATCTACTGCCGCCCCAGCCGCATCAAGTCCATGGACCTCAACAAGGTGCTGTCGGTCATCTACACGGTGGCCACGCCCCTGTGCAACCCGGTCATCTACTGCCTGCGCAACAGGGAGGTCCACGCGGCGCTGCGCAGGACCCTCCGCGGGCCGTGA